Sequence from the Nitrosopumilus maritimus SCM1 genome:
ATGTAAAAATTACTGATTCTATTTTTTCAGCACCATTATCAAAGTCAAATGTTAGAAGAGTACGCATATCATTAGCTTGTTTAAATGGCAATAAACCATAATCTGTAAAAATTTTATCGCTAGGACGTGCACTTGCAAAAATTTCTTCTTGATTAATTGAAACACCACCACAGTTAAACTCTATTGAATTAACAATAGCAAATCCAGAATTTGGTACATGGTAGGATTCATAATCATCAGTTTGAGTTGTTACTGATTGTGAAGAAATTTCACAGTTTCTATATGAGAATGATTTCAACTCAGTAGTATCTTGCATTACTTGTACATCTACATCGAAAAATCGATGATCATAATCAAATGCACTACCAGCAGTTAATTTTGATTGTCTATGTTTGAATGCTTCATCTAATGCCATATGAAGATGAGGATTATGACCAACCACACCCTCTATTGAAAAACTTGTTCCAGCATCAGACACTATATCAGAGGTTGTTGAAAAAACGGGAAAGTTTACTGTTTCTACACCATCTCTAAAATGAAAAGTAATTACATTATGAATTCCTGCAACATAATCATAATCATGACTAATTGCTTCATCATCAGCAAATACAGTATTTGAGAAACCCTGTGTAGATAGTATGATCGTTGAAATTATCAAAATAGATGTTAGAATAGTGAATTTTGGGTAGGATTTGCTCATTGTGGTACAAACATCAAAAAAAGAAGTTAAAGAGTAAGTATTCACTGCCGTGCAGTGCATTTTTGGCAAAAAAGTATGGTCAAAAAACAGAAAAATCAATCAAAATTTTGAAAGAATCATTTAATTTCCCATATTTTCAGGCTTATACTATGCCGGGGTAGCTCAGCCTGGTTAGAGTGCCAGTTACTTGGTAAACTCTAGCGGTTCTCCAACTAAGGCAATACTCATAATCTGGAGGTCGCGAGTTCGAAACTCGCCCCCGGCACACACAAATTAGTTTAAAACCCACCCCCAACCTATTGTAAAGTCATTGAATACAAAGTATGGTTCAAGGCAAAAAATTGACATTCACAACTACCCATCACGCATGAAACAGGTCAATAATCAGATCGAGCAAGAATTGTCATTTGAGAACATTTCACTAATCAAAAAATATGACAGGGAGATGGTATCACAATCAATTGCCATTGCAACACGTCAAAAGCATCTAAGAACATTGCTAACACTATCAAAATTGCTAAAGAAAAACTGGAAGGATGTGACCAGGGATGATATTGATGACTTGGTATTTCTGATAATGGACCAGTTTGCAGATGAAAGTGGTCAGGAAACACATTACTCTTATGATCACAAAAAGATTCTCAAGATTTTCTTTAGATGGTACAAGCTTGGCTCTAGAGAATTTGTTCAAGTTGGAGATCCACCTGAGACAAAAAATGTCAAGATGAAAAAAGTCAAAGACAAGATTGCACGTGAAGACCTCCTAAATGAAGAAGACAGAATAAAGATACTGTATGCATGTGGCGAGAATGCAAGAGACAGAGCTCTAATTGATTGTCATATGGAAGCTGGAACCAGACCAGGTGAGATTCTAAATTTGAAGTTAAAACATGTAAAGTTTGACAAGCATGGTTGTGTACTTCAAGTGGACGGAAAGACAGGAGCTAGAACAATTAGAATCGTAAGGGCTACTCCAAACTTGGCTGCATGGATTGCAGTACATCCATACAAAGATGAACCTGAAATGCCATTATGGCCAAATATTAGCCATCATAAGAAAGGCAGTCCAATTACATATGCTGCAGCAAGACAGATCTTACATAGAAGATGCAAGATTGCAAATATCTCAAAACGTGTTTATCTGAATTTATTTAGACATAGTGAGGCCACAACTACAGCAAACTTCATGACTGAAGCTCAGATGAGAAAAAGACATGGATGGTCGTCTGACTCTAAAATGCCTGCAAGATATGTCCACTTGGTAAATTCTGATGTGGAAGATGCAATCTTCAAGCACTATGGAATCAAAAAAGAAGATGAAAAGATGCCAGAAATGCCTGTAAAGTGTCATTTTTGTGAAATGTACAATCCATCAGACAGCGTAACATGTACAAAATGTGGAAAACCATTGAATCTTGAGAGTGCAATAAAAAGAGAAGAGCAAGAAAATGCTGAAAAGAAAAAACTTGAAGAAAAGATCAAGATGCTAGAGCAAAGACAGATTGAATCAGAAAAGAATCAGAAAGGATATTCAGATTTAAAATCAATTGTAGATGAATATTTGAAAGAATACTTTGAGGACGTATTTGACAAGATAGAGTTTGTAAAGAATCAAAAACAAAATAGTATTACAAACTGAAATTATTTATAAAAAATTAATTTATAAATTATTTTGAAATTATTTATAAAAAATTACACTTGAGAAAATTGTTTATGCAAAAATGATACGCAGGAAAATTGTTCATAAAAAATAATTTATGAATTAAAATAATTTATAAAAAATTAAGCACAACAAAATAGAGCAGATAAAAAAGCCATGACTATAACTTGGGCACAAAAAATAATTTATAAATTTCTAAAATTAATTTATAAATTAATTTTATTTATAAAAAATTCTTAGTCTATATTTTTTCAAAGATAGAATTTTGATAGGCACAAATTCATTATATCTTTTTTATCCTTACCAAAAGATACTCAAGAGATACAGCATCTTTTGTAAGATCTTACCATACCTTACCAAGATCTTGGTATAGATACTATCTTTTAGTTGATTTAGCCTCGATTCTGTAGATAGCAAGATCTTACCATCTCTTACTAAGATCTTACCATCTCTTACCCATACCTTACTAAGATCTTAGTATCGATGCTAGTAAGGTTGAAAATTTGTGCCTAAGTAAGGTAGCATCAACACTCCAAGATACCTAAGAAATTTTTTGTAAATAAAAATAATTTATAAAAAATTTCTACATGAGTATTGAATCAAAATCATAAAACCCTATGAGAGTGTAGAGGGTTGAACCAATCAGATAATTCCCTTTAAGAGAATAAGAGTATCAAACCAATACTTCGATACCGCAATGGGGTTTGAATCCGACCGGACTAGTAGAGCAAGTTGTCTCTAAAAAAGTTCCATTTAGGCATAAAAATCAAACGAGATATTGGTTTGCACGCCAAATACTGTTTACCGAGTATTGGCTTACGTGTAGTTGGTGCAATCCAACGGAATGAAAACCTTCATTTTATGCACGTCAGTATTTTTTACATAGTTTTTGTGACTCTATCATTCTAAATAATTGGAATCATAATACAAGATTGAATTTGAAGCAAGATTAAATACAAATTTTGCAAACAAGGTCATGAAAAACATTATCGAATCAATTGTTGACTTTTTTACTTCATTACTTGGGTAATGGTGTTATCATGACCAATCCAGAATTATCAGGAACAAACCTGATCATGGAAACATCGTCTCCCAAAACATTTCCCTTGGCACTAATACTGTTGGGGATTTGTCCATCAACTGTTACTGCCATTTTTGAAGTCAGAAACTCATTTGGGACATACATTACAACGTACTGAGGCCTGTCAATTACAAATGAAATTAATCCTGCCTCAGGTACAAATTGAAAGTCAGATATTATTGCAGGACTTTGTATGTCAATTACCTTAGACGTCTCATCTACAAACTGAGGCTGAAATTTTTCTCTTTTATCTAAAGTCAGAGGCTCTTCTTCATATTTTTCTGAATCCTGAATTTCCAATTTCAGTCCTTCTAGGCAATAGTTCTGTCCTTGCTTGTTTTCAATCAGATTACATGATTTTGCGCCTTCATCAAAATTATGATTTGTAAAGAATGCCAAAGTAGTTCCAATAGACATGCTGCATTCAGCAAAATCAATACCACTTAGTTGTGATTCTTTACAAAGATCAGACAAGACATCTCCTGACATTCCCTGTCTGGTCAAAACATTGTCTGTATACTGCATCATGACTCCTTTCATGCAGAGTCTATTCTGATAAAACGACAAATCATGGCACATTTGTAGTGACGAGTCCAAGTTTTCATCAAAATAATGAACCAAACCATGTCCCAGACCATGAATACAGTCCTGATAGTTTGATGTTCCTATCAAGGCATTACAGACAGAATCATAGTCAGAGGGAAATGACTCTCCATCTTCTTGAACATCGTGAAAATATGCAGCCAATACGCCATGAAAATATCCTCCTCTGCACATGGTCCCATCCATTCCAATTAGATTTTCAATGACATCGGGATTCTCATTGAACGCCACATGTCCTACTTCATGGGATACAAAATGGCAATCGTCAATTAGTCCAATTTTTGATAATGCTATAGACAATTCCAAGGCATCAGAGTTGTTTTCTTGATTCTGAGCAACTTTGCCAAAAAATTGAGAGTAACACAACAAACGAGATGAGCCCTCATCTATTTTTGTACAGTCCTGTATATCTTCAAGATACTTTATGGCTAGCTCTTCAGAGATTGGAATAGGAACAGCATCCCTAGAGTCTAGGATTCCGTCATTGTCATCGTCAGGATCTATATTACTTCCTATCCCATCAAAGTCAAAATCCGACCACTCTTCAGGATTATCATCAAACACATCAAGAATATCTAAAATGCCGTCATTGTCATCGTCAGGATCACAGAGATTCCCAACAGCGTCATTATCAAAGTCTGTCTGATTCTCATTTTTGATTGTAGGACAATTATCAGAAGTATCGCTAATTCTATCTTTGTCAGCATCTGCCCTTACCAGATTTATTTCAGGAAACTCTTCAAAATTTATTGCAACAACAGTAACAGACAAGCCAACTGCAATCATAATATGAATTATGAAAAACCTGCTAATCAATCAGTTTTTTTTAAAAAGATAAGATATACTTTGTTTGTGATACAAGATTGAATTTAAATTGTATTTTCAGAAATAGTTTTAAAAATAAACTAAAAACAGGCAGGAATGATTTGTTCCACAGTCAAAAAAATTTCAGACATTTTGATTTGTAGTTAACCAGAGCATCCTATGATACAAGTCTAGATCTGACAAAATAAAATTTACCAACATTATGTAATAATTTGTAGAATAGATTAAATTCGTGATTTGGCAAGTTAGTTCATGGACGAAGTGCTGGCATCTCCAAAAGAGAAGATTTTGGACTTTATAATAAACAATCCAGGGTCTCATTTGAGAATGATAAAAAAGAATGTTCAGTTCTCTATGGGTACAGTTCAATACCATCTAAACACACTTGAAAAAGAAGGCAAGATAAAATCAAGTAAAACAAGATTTTACAAAAATTACTACCACATAAACGAGTCTGATGAAAAACTGTTATCTGTTTTCAACTTGGAATCCCCACGAAGCATAATCATGTATTTGCTTCAACATCAGCCATCTACGCATCAGGAGATAGCAAAAGGAATAGAGTTATCATCATCAACTGTGAGCTGGCACATGAAAAGATTGTTAGAATCAAATATTGTAGAATCAGAATACTCAGGAAAATATACCCTATATCGTCTAGTTGACAGAGAAAAAGTGTTAGAGAATCTCAAAAAATGCAGTTCAACAACATGGAACTCTATGATCAACAGCATGGTAGATATATTTTCAGCATTTGAGCAGAAATAGTCAGATGCATAATGTTAGAGCCATACCTGCTAGCGATATCAAATATTTTTCTGCAGCTTGACTACATCAATCCTTTTGATGATCCTAGTGACATTGTAACACAGGACGACGTTATTGCAGGATCTGTGACAGTTGCAATTGCAGGACTGTCCATATTTTTGACAGTGATGGCAGTTTCAGCTTATAGAAAAACAGGAGTCTCACAATTAAAGTATGTTGCATTGGCATTTTCGCTGTTTACTATTTATCTAATAACAGAAGCGCTACAGGAATTATTTCCAATTGATGATGACTCTTTTGACTTGTTCTTGTCAATAATCATGATGGCAATTCTGATCAGTTTCTTTTTTGGAATAATGAGAAAAAAGAAAAACAACATCTAAAGACTTGTCTGGTCTTTGTTTTTAGATTTAAAATCAATATTTAACATGTTTTCGTGTAAAAATTATCAAAGCTTTAGTTACGTGTGCCGACATATTGAATAAAATTTTGCATGAGCTCTTTTTATTTTTGAAATCGAATCTTGCACCATAAAGTAATTTTAATACAGAGCATATTTCAGAACAAATGAATAGCATTAGATTGTTTTCAATATCTAGTGTAACAGCAATTTTTTTGTTGCTTTCTTTGTCCGTGTTTGTTCCCGTGTTAGGAGAAATTGCACCGCCAAACAAACAGATGAAATTAGGAGTACTTGCCGAGGATGTAATTTGCAAGGAAGGATTACAGCTAATGATTAGAAGCAGTGGAAATGCCATATGTGTAAAAGATTCTTCTACAACTCGCCTAGCTGACTCTGGTTCTGCAATAGTTGTCCCAAACAATCCAATTCCTCTCATAGAAAAACAAACAGAGGAATCTGAAAATACAGTGCAAGATGAAATTACTCAAAAGGCTGAAAAAACCATAGTAATTGAGCCTACAAACGTAGGTTACTTTCCTGGCGATACAATTGATTTTTCAGGCAAGGCAAGAGGTAACCAGAATCTTGAGATAACCTTGATTGATCCTAACGAAAAAGAGGTTTTCACGGAGGTTTTTGAATTGGACTCTTCTGGTAATGTGAGCTTCCAAATAGTAACTGAGACTTTTTTTGTAGAGGGACGTTACTTTCTGATTGCAGAACAAAGTGATGACTCTGAAATAACACCTGTAACTATTGGACATAATTCTAATGACATTCAATTGGTAGTGGATGATTTTTACAACAAATTAGATTCCGAATTATTAATTGAGATGTATAGTGATCCTCTGTCCACAGTAGAGTTGGCAGTGTATGATTATGCAGAACATGAAAAATTTAGATCTGACATCACCGTCAATTCAAATGGCTATGCGGAAACTACCATAGATCTGAGCGGATACAAGTCAGGAGTTTACTCTGCAGTGCTAACACATGGAACCGAAGATGTTGATGTAGATTTTGCAGTGGGTCTAAAAACAGGTTCCACCTTACCAATAACACTCAGTGTCACCAAAGAACACTATGTTCCTAATGAACGGGTTCTAATTTTTGGAACAGCAAGTAGTAATTCTGCAGTTACATTAGATGTGATAAATCCTGATGGTGATCTTGTTCACGAGATTGAATCATACTCTGATGCATCTGGAAAAATTTCAACCATGTTTAATCTTCCTACAAGTGCAGCTACAGGAGAATGGAAGATAGCAACTACAGGAAGATCCATAGTTAACGAAGCCACTTTTCATGTAACCGGAAATGATCCCCCATTGTCTTTTGAGATAGACAAGGTAGAGCCATACGAGACAGGAGATGTTTTAACATTGGTGGGAAGTGGCGTAGACACCGTATCTAAAATTGCAATTAGCATCACATCAGGTGAAGTAATAGAAAAATTCGAGGTGTTTGCTACAGAAGACGGGGATTTCTCTTTAAGTTGGAGCATTCCTGAGGATTTAGAGTCAGGAACACATACCATTACTGTTGATGACAACATTACAACAGTTACCAAAAACTTTGAGGTCATTAACCCTCTCTATGAGAAAAGTTATTTTACATCTCCATGATTTTCTCTTGCACTGATTCTTTTAATCAAACACAACCAGCAATGTAATCAATTCAATCAGAATTTTACAAGTATTGAAATCTTTTAAGGTATGATTAACTAGTTGCTATTTTTTTAATACAATCATCAATCTGACTCTACTAATTTCAGATGAATTGATCATTTTTTTGAATATTCCAAATTAACTTTATTTTTATAAAATCAATTTCATGTTAAAAATTACATCTACAGTATTGCTCTCATGCATGATTGCAATATCAATGACTAGCATATCATGGGCTGAAGAAAATTTCATGCTGACAATCAGCAGTTTGTCTGAATATGAGGAAGGCCAACATTCAATCATTAATGGCAAAACAGAAACATTGGACGGCAAGCCGGTATCTGAAGTAACAATTCATGTGTACTTTCCATCTGAAATCATTAAAACATCTACAAACGCTACCGGACAATTTTCGGTAACGTCTCCACTGCCAGTCAAAGTTGGAGAAAAAGACATTGAAGTATATGCTCGAAAAGACAACAAACAGGCAAATTCACAAATTACATACAATGTAATTGAAAGCAAGCCGATAATCATTCAGGAAGCAAAACAGACTAAGCCAGAATCAAAGAAACCAAAAGAGATAGATCCTTTCTCAAAAATGATTCAAGAGCTTGAAAAACAAAAGGCAGAGAAAATAGAAAGAGAGACAAGCATCAAAGAACAGCAGGAAATCAGCGAGAAAAGAAGACTGGCGCAAAAAGACCTACAAAACGATCTGACAGAGTCTGAAAAAAGAAACGAGGTAAACAGTCCTCGAAATGTCTTCTACAGATTCATACAAGAAGTAGATAGTTCTGTCAGAGGAATATTCTGGCAACAATTCTTGTTTACAGAAAGGATTACTCAGCAGGCACATGAAGCCAAAGAAATGGCACTAAAAGACGGAAGAACGTCATTTGAAGCCATGAAAATCTTTCAAAACGAGGCTGCAGTAACCCAACAAGAAGTTATGGAATTTAACAAGAATCTGAGCATGCAATATGGAAACGCCACAGAAAGCATTCAAAACATGTTTGATGAGAATGGGAAACTTCCTAGGGAAGACTAGCATTTGAGAACAATTTTTTCATTTAGTCCAATTGCAAATCAAGTTTGAATACAAAAAAATGAGAATTGAATCTCAGCTACTTTGTTTGAGAAGCTCGTTTTTGTGCTTTCTTGTAGTCTGCTTTCTTTTTTCTTGCAGTTTTTTCAGCAGTTCTTAGTGCTTTTTTCAAACTTTTGATCTTGTTGTTTGCTTTTTGTAGATCTCGTTTTCTTTTGTTTGCTACTAGTGTTGCTCTGCGTTTTGCCTTGCTGACAGGCTTTGAACGTCTTACAGTCTTCTTAGATTTAGAAGCAGTTTTTCTAGTAGAACGTCGTTTGGTAGCACGTTTCTTTGTTGCCATAAAGTAATGACAAAACATGTTAACTAAATAGAGGACATATCAGATAATTTTGAAGCAAACTCAACTTTTTTGAATCCTTTTCATGCAAATTTGTTGAAATAATTAGAGTCATAATTGTTTTCAATAAACCGATCATTACATTAAAGATGAATCCGATAAAACAGCAGTGAGAAAATACAAGCCTACAATTTCTTACAGACTAAAGGAAATACCAATTAAACAGATCAAAGTGTGGAAGGAAGCACAAGCTCGCAAGCTAGACAGAGAAAACATTTCAGAACTTGCAAAATCAATTAAAAATGAAGGGTTGCTAAATCCTCCCCTAGTTCAAAAAGAAGGCAAAAACACTTTTTTGTTAATGTCAGGGCAGCGAAGGCTTGCCGCAATGAAGAGACTTGGCGCAAAAAAAATCCCAGTACATGTGCTCACAAAGCAGACATCATATAATCTAGAGAACGCAAAGGCAGCATCAGTTGTTGAAAACATACACAGAAACGACATGAATCACAAAGAAATTGCAGATTCTTGCAAATTTTTGACAGAGCAGATGGGAAAATCAGCTGCTGCAAGATCTATGGGCATGTCATTGCCAACCCTGAACAAGTATCTTGGATTTTCAGGCGTTCCAAACAGACTAAAGCTACTGGTACCAAAAGTTCTTTCGCGCGACGAGATGACAAAAGTATATCGAATCATACCAAACATTACAAAAGCAGAAAAAATAGCACAAAGAATCTCAAAGCTAGACTCGGGGTTGAAAAAGAAATACATCCAAGCGTTATCCCAATCACCAAAATCATCGCATCAAAAATTGCTAAAGCGTGCAAAATCAATGCGTATAAAACGGAATTTGTCATTTAAGATCTCAAAAACAAATGCAAAAAGACTTGCAACAGTATCAAACAAAAAGGACATGTCACCTGATGAATTTGCAGGAAAAATCATTTCAGACTATCTAAAACGTAAAAGAAGATAATAAGAAAGAGGAATTAGTTTTTAGTCTTCACAATATTTTGCAGGCCTTCCAAATTTATCACTACAAAGCTCACATGGGTCATCCAGATGACACTCTGGCAAATAACAGCTCATTGTATCCTCAACAAAGAACAATTAAGATTCCTTGAAATTTTGTCAACAACACTCTGGTGAATCTCAGTAGTATTGATGTTCTCAGACGGATTCATAACCACCAGGTCAACGTCACTTTTGTTTGCATAATCTATAATGTATTGATGGGGATCATCCTCTATTTTTTCTATTTTTGTTGCAACATTAGCACCATACTTTTTTGCAATTTCTCTAAATTTAGAAGCCTCGTTTTCAGCGATATTTACATCTCTTGCGGCATCTATCTTGTCTTGTTTTGTTTTAAAGAACATGAATTTTGGAATCTTTTTTTCCACACATTGCAAAATTGTGATTTTTCCTCCAAGATTTCCCGCAATTTTTGACGCAGTAGTAATGGACTTGAGGCCTTTTTCAGAATTGTCAAAGGGTACCAAAATATGCTTGAATTCAGTCATGATTTTTGTTGTGGGACAATATTGATTAGTAGTCCTAAGCTTATTAGCTGAATTTCAATATCAGAGCTTACTGCCAGTTATTAGATACAAAATCCTAGAATGTAATGCAGATAAACAATTTTTCACATTACAATAATGAATATAAAAAATCCACGAATTAAACCAGGACACGTGTTACGCGTGCCTAAAAAAAGAAAGGTGAGAGTCAATCCGTTAGGAATTGACAAAAAACGATTAGTAAAGAATCATGGAAGCCCTAAGATCACAAACATATCCAAACAAAGAAAAAACAAGCAGAATCAGAACAAAAAGCATTCAAACATAAGAGAAAAAATTAAAGATGAAAAACAGATCTTATTAAAAGATTCTGAAAAACTAAAACAAAATCTCAAGAAGCTGCAAACTCTTGTAATCTCCATGTCAGGATTAGAAAAACTGAGCAAAGACTCGATTAGAAGAATACAGCAAAAGCGTCAAAAAATATGTAAAGAAAATGAAAGACTGTTCAAAAAAATCAATTCATCTGCCAAGCGACTCTCAGAACTTGAAACAAAATTTGGCCGTTAAGTAATTTTTTTTCTCCAAGTATTAAATAGAATCATCATAAATTATGTTCATGGTAATAAAAATCAAAAAAATTCTAGTTCCATACGATGCAACACCTAGTAGCGAAAAGGCTGTCAAAAAAGTGCTGCCTCTAATTGAGAAGCATGACTCAAAGATTCTATTTTTATCGTGTGTACATGACAAGGCGACATTTGGATTCTTTAAGACAAAGTCTGATAAACGCGAGATTGCCAAGGAAAAGAAAAAAGCTGAGAGACATCATGAAAGGCTGAAAAAAGAAGCAGCAAAATTTGGCATTCCTTCAAGCTCAAAGATAATCAAGAGTGATTTGGAATCAAAATCAATCATTGAATATGCAAAAGATCAAAACGCGGATTTAATTGTGATGAGTAAATCAAAAATCGGAACACATGCTGAAAAAATGTACTACAACAGTACAGTTGATGCCGTTTTCAAAAAAACGCCATGTCCCTTTCTATACATCCCATAAGCGATTGTAACTTGGACATCCCACAAAGGGATACTTTTAGCTGTTTGGAATTCAGGCCAAAATCTCATCAGGATTATTCCATCACAAAGAACATATTTTAAAAATTAATTCTTGTTGTGAATTTCTACGACTCTTTGAGGAAATGGAATTTCTATACCGTTCTCATCAAGAGTAGTTTTTACTACCTCACACAATTCCGGATAGACTTTGCCCCAGTGATCCCTGTGATGCCAGACCATAACTTGTAAATTCACACTGCTGTCTGCAAGCTCTGTAACATGTATTTCCGGCTCGGGTTTTGCCAAAATATAGGGCATTTTTTCATTCAAAGTTTGTTTCAATTTGGAAATTGCCTTCTTGGTATTTGCAGAATAGCTGATTCCTACTGAGACAGATGTACGTCTTGCATTTGTTGAAGAAAATCCTCGAATTCTTGACGTGAATACTTTGTCATTTGGAATTCGCATTGTTGTTCCATCAAACTTTCTGACCATTGTGGAGAACATTGTAATGTCCAATACAGTTCCAAGCACATCCATGTCTGGAATTTCTATTGTATCGCCATGCTTGAGTGGCTTTTCTATCATTAAGAATATGCCTGAAATTAAGTTGGATACGACTGATTGTGTGGCAAATCCAATGACCACTCCAAAAATACCTCCTGCCACCAATAGACCGCTAAGATCTATTCCTGTGCTTGTCATTACACCTGCAAAGGAGAGCAAAATTATACCATAGTACAGCAATTTCCCAATATTTTTTGATGTATGCTCGGGCAATTTTGATGCAAATTTCTTTGTAAAAACGGATTTTGAGATTGACGCGATTGTAAATCCTGCCAACAAAAAAACCAATGACGTAGCTACTAGACCCAGTCCAATCGTGTTTCCCAATATGTCAAATGAGTATTGGTCAAGAAATTCCAGCACCATTAATCATACCCCGAATCCATTACAAATGGTTGTGATTTTTCTGGAACTGTACGCAATGATTTCTCTAGATTATCAGAACAAGGACTGACGGTAAGAGTTGCATGTTTCTCATCATTTATCTCCATAGAAATAGAGTCGACAATGATTTTGTTATTTGAATAGTACACGTTTTGAGAAGATGCATCAAATACTATTTTTCCGACTTTGACTGCATGATCCAAGTTGTTTTTTATTTTGACATTTACTACTGCGTGATGGTATGGCTTGATTTTTTCTTTGTCATCAATCTTGGAATACTTACAAAAATCCCCGTCAGTTGGCAATCCATAAAGTGCAAATTTTGATAACAGAGGATCACATGAAAAAGAATCTACCAGTACATCCTCTTTAGGAGTCTTTGCAAAGACGCCTATCTCAATTGGACACTTTAGTGATATCTCTGCACTTACAGATTTTCCAACAAGTATCGGGTTTTGAAGATCCAAATACAGCAACGAGGTTATCGGTTCAGGTACATTTAGGGGCAGCATAGGACAAATGTGAATTTTTACATCATCCCCCACATCCAATGCATGTCTGATATGTGAATCCGAAGATATTCGCATGTATTGAAATTGATTCGTATTTGTTTTTGATATTTGAATTTCATTGTTGGCAAATGTCAAACTTAATGGTTCGTCAACATCATGTGTTCCAAAATTTGCATAGTCAAACTCTGACTGATACTTCATCAAACTGTGCATGAGTTTGCTTGTGTTCTACTTGTAATAATACCTCTTAAGCTGGTATGTTGAATTTACACATATTAGCTTACGTGACGCTTTTTTGGGAAAATTTCCACCATCTCTTCGCTTAGCTTGTGATTTGGGATTATGATTTTACTGCCGTCATTTGTCACAGCAACTACCTTTGTCAGATGCAAACCGGTAATTTGGCACCGAACATAATCAAACTCTATTTTATCCCCTACGTTAATTTGAGGATTAAGGAATATTCCTATTCCTGAAATGATGTTTTTTAATTGATTTTGTAATGCAATTCCTATCACTACTGCGGCTGCCCCAATTGACGTGATTACCTCAAGGGCTAGATCAAAAAGTCCAAAAGTAGTTCCAAGATATATTGC
This genomic interval carries:
- a CDS encoding DUF432 domain-containing protein, producing MKYQSEFDYANFGTHDVDEPLSLTFANNEIQISKTNTNQFQYMRISSDSHIRHALDVGDDVKIHICPMLPLNVPEPITSLLYLDLQNPILVGKSVSAEISLKCPIEIGVFAKTPKEDVLVDSFSCDPLLSKFALYGLPTDGDFCKYSKIDDKEKIKPYHHAVVNVKIKNNLDHAVKVGKIVFDASSQNVYYSNNKIIVDSISMEINDEKHATLTVSPCSDNLEKSLRTVPEKSQPFVMDSGYD
- a CDS encoding mechanosensitive ion channel domain-containing protein; the encoded protein is MSDIYLAVISLAITAVLYFITRQVINNKLQDLQGSDKLLGMLLIFITLGEAIYLGTTFGLFDLALEVITSIGAAAVVIGIALQNQLKNIISGIGIFLNPQINVGDKIEFDYVRCQITGLHLTKVVAVTNDGSKIIIPNHKLSEEMVEIFPKKRHVS